From the Alloalcanivorax dieselolei B5 genome, one window contains:
- a CDS encoding alpha/beta fold hydrolase, translated as MSKVDHGERRNRLGLEHGGLSFLHAGRGAPVVLFHGLNGNAESWRYQLHDLADELEMWAWDAPGYGDSDIAGETLDDLARVAIEFIKRIVPGPVNLVGHSMGGLVAMRVAMLEPGLVQRLVLSCTHPGHGLSGAAASDQRYQRRLRELQELPGPVYGERRARGMLPADADPAVFREVARIAAQSRPEGMGRAALAIQRASLQAELSRIRAPSLVITGDQDRVAPLSKAEPLLNGIADVRHLALDGLGHAPYMEDRRRYNAALTDFLLRRDASG; from the coding sequence ATGAGCAAGGTGGATCATGGCGAGAGGCGGAACCGCCTTGGCCTGGAACACGGGGGGCTGAGCTTTCTGCATGCCGGCCGGGGGGCGCCGGTGGTGCTGTTCCACGGCCTCAACGGCAACGCGGAAAGCTGGCGATACCAGTTGCACGACCTGGCCGACGAGCTGGAAATGTGGGCCTGGGATGCCCCCGGTTACGGGGATTCCGACATCGCCGGCGAAACCCTGGACGATCTGGCCCGCGTTGCTATCGAGTTCATCAAGCGGATCGTGCCGGGGCCGGTGAATCTGGTGGGGCACTCCATGGGCGGGTTGGTGGCGATGCGTGTGGCCATGCTGGAACCCGGCCTGGTGCAGCGGTTGGTGCTCTCCTGTACGCATCCGGGACACGGCCTGAGTGGCGCGGCCGCCTCCGACCAGCGCTACCAGCGACGGCTGCGGGAACTTCAGGAATTGCCCGGCCCGGTTTATGGCGAACGCCGCGCCCGTGGCATGTTGCCGGCCGACGCCGATCCGGCGGTATTCCGGGAAGTGGCGCGGATCGCCGCCCAGTCCCGGCCGGAAGGCATGGGCCGGGCCGCCCTGGCGATTCAGCGCGCCAGTCTGCAGGCGGAGTTGAGCAGAATCCGCGCGCCATCGCTGGTGATCACCGGCGATCAGGACAGGGTGGCGCCGCTGAGCAAGGCCGAGCCGCTGTTGAACGGCATCGCCGATGTACGCCACCTGGCCCTGGACGGGCTCGGCCATGCGCCCTATATGGAAGACCGCCGCCGCTACAACGCGGCGCTGACTGATTTCCTGCTGCGGCGTGACGCCAGCGGATAA